From a single Octopus sinensis linkage group LG5, ASM634580v1, whole genome shotgun sequence genomic region:
- the LOC115211845 gene encoding SPRY domain-containing SOCS box protein 3, with amino-acid sequence MEESEFLHKISDEDEQDRDYTCRLDIEPIATSTTSPITTSTALPSSQTTSITPDVSCSKAIFQSSLSSFETDFEDIPVTPPDCQLSSNHDSNSKTFDVRQSDSERVRGALCRVFSQNYSESDSISVNSSLVTSSSSSSSRVSPKRMAKSDSFCDCYALGQEKECLCGEEDSFFDWVWDEDSKSSACLLKQDHREVLFHMDYSCGTAAVRGTTPMKDNQHYWEVKMTSTVYGTDMMVGVGTQSIDLDKYRHAFCSLLGRDEDSWGLSYTGVTHHKAQKELYTSKFGQGDIIGVHLDMWHGTMSFYKNRRPLGIAYKGLQGKNLYPVVSSTAARSGMKVVRCQSFPTSLQFMCCQILRTHIPSHMDVLEVVDLPPGLRTFLHDKVGWLLQSCRLSVKDVVTAGSKRPCQSPYGYYEDDDRRKRRCLWPVNSLPEPS; translated from the exons ATGGAAGAAAGTGAATTCCTGCATAAGATTTCTGATGAAGACGAACAGGATCGTGATTACACTTGCCGGTTAGATATAGAGCCGATAGCAACGTCAACAACATCGCcgataacaacatcaacagcattgccatcatcacaaacaacatcaataacaccaGATGTAAGTTGCAGCAAAGCGATTTTTCAATCATCACTTTCCAGCTTCGAAACTGATTTTGAAGACATTCCCGTTACACCTCCTGACTGTCAATTGTCATCTAACCATGATTCAAATAGCAAGACATTTGATGTGCGACAATCCGACTCGGAAAGAGTCCGAGGTGCATTGTGTCGCGTTTTTAGCCAAAATTATTCCGAAAGTGACTCGATTAGTGTCAACTCGTCACTggtaacatcatcttcatcatcctcatcacgcGTCTCTCCGAAAAGAATGGCTAAAAGTGATTCATTCTGTGACTGCTATGCTCTTGGTCAAGAAAAAGAATGTTTGTGTGGAGAAGAGGATTCGT tttttgACTGGGTCTGGGATGAAGATTCTAAATCTTCTGCTTGCTTACTGAAGCAAGACCACAGAGAAGTATTATTTCACATGGACTATAGCTGTGGCACAGCTGCCGTACGGGGTACTACCCCAATGAAAGACAATCAACATTACTGGGAAGTGAAAATGACCTCCACAGTCTATGGCACTGATATG ATGGTTGGAGTTGGAACACAGAGTATTGACTTGGACAAATATCGTCATGCATTTTGTAGCTTGCTGGGTAGAGACGAGGACAGTTGGGGTTTGTCTTACACAGGTGTCACGCATCACAAGGCTCAGAAAGAACTATACACATCTAAATTTGGCCAAGGAGATATCATTGGGGTCCATCTTGATATGTGGCATGGAACAATGTCATTTTATAAAAACAGAAGACCTTTAG GTATTGCATACAAAGGACTTCAAGGAAAAAACTTATACCCAGTTGTATCCTCCACAGCTGCTCGAAGTGGTATGAAAGTGGTCAGATGTCAGTCATTTCCAACATCTCTTCAATTCATGTGTTGCCAAATCTTACGCACACATATCCCAAGCCACATGGATGTTTTAGAAGTTGTAGATTTGCCTCCTGGTTTGCGAACTTTCCTCCACGACAAAGTTGGTTGGCTACTGCAATCCTGTCGTTTATCTGTCAAAGATGTTGTAACTGCTGGTTCAAAACGACCATGTCAATCTCCTTATGgatattatgaagatgatgatcggCGGAAAAGGCGCTGCTTATGGCCTGTTAACTCATTGCCAGAACCATCTTAA